One genomic window of Oncorhynchus kisutch isolate 150728-3 linkage group LG24, Okis_V2, whole genome shotgun sequence includes the following:
- the LOC116356838 gene encoding chemokine-like protein TAFA-5, with the protein MKKLSAVGGASLCCLLLLWVIHSHRLREGQLAVGTCEIVMLNRDSNVPRCTIARQTARCACRRGQIAGTTKARPACVDVRIVRSRQWCEMAPCLEGEMCGLLFNRSGWTCTKGSGHIKTVTPLPKEPS; encoded by the exons ATGAAGAAGCTCTCGGCAGTTGGAGGAGCGTCACTCTGCTGTCTGCTGCTCCTGTGGGTCATCCACTCCCATCGCCTGAGAGAGG GCCAGTTGGCTGTGGGCACCTGTGAGATTGTGATGCTGAACAGAGACAGCAACGTGCCCAGATGCACCATCGCCCGTCAGACTGCCCGCTGTGCCTGCAGGAGAGGCCAGATCGCTGGCACCACGAAGGCCAGGCCAGCCTGCGTCGACG TGCGTATCGTAAGGAGTAGACAGTGGTGTGAGATGGCACCCTGCTTGGAGGGAGAGATGTGTGGCCTCCTCTTCAACCGCTCTGGTTGGACCTGTACCAAAGGTAGTGGCCACATCAAGACAGTCACG